From a single Scomber japonicus isolate fScoJap1 chromosome 12, fScoJap1.pri, whole genome shotgun sequence genomic region:
- the LOC128369119 gene encoding proenkephalin-A-like, protein MAASAHSSCVWMLVLGACVSLVVGSDCGKECALCVYRLLGQQSGFSSMTCSLECDGGLDSQKLRLCQEVLLEENHIPLDEDPRQQQEQEAVSTIPADDEDATSPEHQLAKKYGGFMKRYGGFMSRRSSSPEGAAEDAENQDEEENVRLEILKILNAAAEHNSDGGEAVKRYGGFMRRAEGGVAQSDLLEAVLGRGLKKRYGGFMRRVGRPEWLVDSSKSGGVLKRAWENGNELQKRYGGFMD, encoded by the exons ATGGCTGCCTCCGCACACAGCAGCTGCGTGTGGATGCTGGTTCTGGGCGCGTGTGTGTCGCTGGTGGTTGGATCGGACTGCGGGAAGGAATGTGCACTATGTGTGTACCGTCTGCTGGGACAACAGTCTGGTTTCTCCTCCATG aCATGCTCACTTGAGTGTGACGGTGGGTTGGACAGTCAGAAGCTTCGCCTGTGCCAGGAAGTCCTGTTGGAGGAAAACCACATTCCTCTGGATGAGGACCCCCGTCAACAGCAAGAACAGGAAGCAGTGAGCACCATCCCGGCTGACGATGAGGACGCAACATCACCGGAACACCAGCTGGCCAAGAAGTACGGCGGCTTCATGAAGCGCTACGGTGGCTTCATGTCTCGTCGCTCCTCTTCACCAGAGGGGGCAGCAGAGGATGCTGAAAACCAGGACGAGGAAGAAAATGTCCGTCTGGAGATCCTAAAGATCCTAAATGCAGCAGCTGAGCACAACAGCGATGGGGGCGAAGCGGTGAAGAGGTACGGAGGCTTCATGCGTAGGGCTGAAGGAGGGGTCGCACAGAGCGACCTGCTGGAGGCGGTGTTGGGTCGTGGCCTGAAGAAGCGCTATGGAGGGTTCATGAGGCGTGTGGGCAGGCCTGAGTGGCTGGTGGACAGTAGCAAGAGTGGGGGGGTTTTGAAACGTGCATGGGAGAATGGCAACGAGCTACAGAAGAGGTATGGGGGGTTCATGGACTAG